In Candidatus Krumholzibacteriia bacterium, the genomic window TCCATGCCGTTGAAGGGCTCGTCGAGGAAGATCACCGCGGGATCGTGGGCCATCGCCTGGGCGAGCTTGATCTTCTGCCGCATGCCCTTGGAGTAGCCTCCGACCGGGCGATCCGCGTCGTCGATCAGGTGGGTCCGGACGAGCGCTCCCTCTGCCCGAGCGCCGGCCTCGCGCGGCGACAGCCCGTGCAGACGCAGCAGGTAGACCAGCATCTCGCGGCCGGTCATCGACTCGTAGAGGGCGTCCTGCTCCGGGCAGAATCCGATCCATCGGTACAGACCGATGTCGTGGGCGAGGTCGTGGCCGAGCAGCAGGACACGCCCCTTGCTCGGCTTCAGCTGTCCGGCCATCAGCTTGAACAGGGTGCTCTTGCCCGCCCCGTTCAGACCCAGCAGCCCCGTGACCCCCGGATGCACCGTGCAGCTCACGGAGTTCACGCCGATCACCTGTCCGTACCAGCGGGTCAGGGCGTCGCATTCGAGCACGGCCGTTCCGGGTCGCATCACCGGCGTTTCGGGCCCCATCGTCGTCGGCACGCTCACAGGACCACCTCGACCGGCTCGATCTTCCGGCGGAGCCACCAGTAGGCGGCCACGATCCCCACCAGCACGGCCCCCAGGGCCAGGACCGGCGGGACGTCGAAACCGGTCTCGGCCCCGAACCACCAGGCCCCGATCTGACCCAGATTGCCGGCCATGTTGATCAGGCTCCACGCCTCGAAGCCCGTGATCGCCTGCACCAGTTCGATCACCGGAACGAAGCCGTACCCGAACAGGACGATCCACGTGACCGAGATGAAGACCGAGCGCTGGGCGGTGGCGCTGACGGCCAGCATGATCATGCCCGCGGTCGCCACCAGGAGCACGCTGTAGACCGTCATCAAGAGGGGGACCGACCACACCCGTGCGAAGTACGCCGTCGTGGGCTCGATCATGACCGCGAAGAGCCACAGCAGCAGGATCGGCAACCAGGTGGTCAGCAGCAGGAAGGTCGCGATGACCCCGATCTTGCCCACGATGTAGTCGTTACGGGTGATCGGCTTCGAGAAGTACAGCTGCAGGGCCTTGCCGCGACGATCGGCGGCGATCAGATCGCTGCCCACCATGATGGTGAAGATCACCACCCAGATCATCGAGTTGTCCATGGACGCCCAGAAGAAGGGCATGCCGGCGTCGACACGCGCGCCGAGCAGGCCCTCGAGGACCTCACCGCCCTTCAGGCGCCCGTAGACCTGCACGCCGTCGAAGATCTTCTGGATCCAGGCCAGACCCAGCAGCAGCAGGTACTTGCGCTGGGGCAGGTAGGCCATGACGCCCTGACGGACGATCGGCCACCAGCGCAGCGGGCGCTCCTGCAACTCTCCGTTCCAACGCTGGTATCCCTGTTCGTAGATCGGCATCAGGACACCGCCTCGACGAAGGAGTCCTGCAGCGAGCGCCCCGCCTCGAGGAAGTGCCGCACCTGCACGCTCTCCCCCAGTTCCCGCAGGACGGCGAAGATCGCGTCGGAGCGATGCCCCTCGGCGAGCCGGACGCGCAGCCCGTCCTGGATCGCCTCGACCTCGTGGCCGCGGTCGCGGAGCATCGACGCCAGGGCATCCAGATCGCCGCGCCCGCGCAGGTCGTAGACACGACCGGCGTCGATGAGTTGCCGCTCCACCGGCCTCTCCTCGGCAACCCGCCCGTCCTTGAGTACGATGACGTGGTCGCAGGTCTGCTCGACGTCGGGCAACAAATGGGTGCTCAGGACGACGTTCATGCCCTGCCCGTGGCTCACGTCCCGAATGAGTTGGAGCATGGACTCGCGCCCGGGAGGATCCATGCCGTTCGTCGGCTCGTCGAGCAGGAGCAGGTCGGGATCGTGCACGAGGGCCTGCGCCAGTTTCAGGCGCTGCTTCATGCCCTGCGAGTAGCTCTCGAGCTCGCGGTAGCGGGCCTCGCCCAGCCCGACGTAGTAGAGGACCTGGTGGGCGCGCTCCTTGGCGTCGGTGTGGCTCATGCCGACGAGTTCACCCGCGTAGGTGGTCATCTCCACCGCATTCATGCCGGGAATCAGACAATCGCTCTCGGGCACCAGGCCGACCCGGCGACGGATCGCCAGGGCCTCGTCGCGGGCGTCGTGTCCGAGCACCCGGACCGCACCGGGCTCCACGTGCAACAGACCCAGGATGCTCCGCAGGAACGTGCTCTTCCCGGCCCCGTTCGGACCCAGCAGGCCCACCGCACCGGGAGGAACGCTCAGGTCGATCCCGTGGAGGACCACCTTGGGACCGTAGCTCTGGACCAGACCGTGGGTCTCGATGATCGGTTTCATCGTCGCGGGTCCCGGGGACGGGGAACACGGCGGCGGCGCGCCGGGTCGCTGCCAGGCAGGACGCAGGAACCCGGCTTCGCGTTGCAACGAAATCGCAGCCTAGCACACGCTCCGCGGGGACGCATGGCCCGGAAACGGTCGAGCCCCCGCCGTGTCCGGCAGGGGCTCGCGGATCCGGGGCGGGCCTCGGATCAGTTCACCGAAGCCTCTTCCCCCTGCTCCTCGACCGCTTCCCGCGCGGCGGCCGCGATCTGCTCCTTCTGCATCTCCTCGGCGGCGCGGAACAGCTCTTCGTGGCTGGGGTTGTCGCGCAGCAGGTCGACGACCTTCCAGACCTGCTCGTCGCGCTCGATGTTCACGCGGTAGGCCGCCGCGTTGCCCTTCTCGCGGCGCTCCAGTTCGCGCAGTA contains:
- a CDS encoding ABC transporter permease subunit yields the protein MPIYEQGYQRWNGELQERPLRWWPIVRQGVMAYLPQRKYLLLLGLAWIQKIFDGVQVYGRLKGGEVLEGLLGARVDAGMPFFWASMDNSMIWVVIFTIMVGSDLIAADRRGKALQLYFSKPITRNDYIVGKIGVIATFLLLTTWLPILLLWLFAVMIEPTTAYFARVWSVPLLMTVYSVLLVATAGMIMLAVSATAQRSVFISVTWIVLFGYGFVPVIELVQAITGFEAWSLINMAGNLGQIGAWWFGAETGFDVPPVLALGAVLVGIVAAYWWLRRKIEPVEVVL
- a CDS encoding ABC transporter ATP-binding protein encodes the protein MRPGTAVLECDALTRWYGQVIGVNSVSCTVHPGVTGLLGLNGAGKSTLFKLMAGQLKPSKGRVLLLGHDLAHDIGLYRWIGFCPEQDALYESMTGREMLVYLLRLHGLSPREAGARAEGALVRTHLIDDADRPVGGYSKGMRQKIKLAQAMAHDPAVIFLDEPFNGMDPVSRHESMALIRELGAEGKCVLVSSHILHEVEQMTSTILLIQNGRILAEGNVSDIRDLVERHPHRIAIETDDARALAAILIGAEDVLGVRVEAPTRLIVESNHPRLFFGRLPEVALDGGVPIRGYVTEDDDLKSLFEYLVEDGS
- a CDS encoding ABC transporter ATP-binding protein: MKPIIETHGLVQSYGPKVVLHGIDLSVPPGAVGLLGPNGAGKSTFLRSILGLLHVEPGAVRVLGHDARDEALAIRRRVGLVPESDCLIPGMNAVEMTTYAGELVGMSHTDAKERAHQVLYYVGLGEARYRELESYSQGMKQRLKLAQALVHDPDLLLLDEPTNGMDPPGRESMLQLIRDVSHGQGMNVVLSTHLLPDVEQTCDHVIVLKDGRVAEERPVERQLIDAGRVYDLRGRGDLDALASMLRDRGHEVEAIQDGLRVRLAEGHRSDAIFAVLRELGESVQVRHFLEAGRSLQDSFVEAVS